A single genomic interval of Merismopedia glauca CCAP 1448/3 harbors:
- a CDS encoding aspartyl protease, producing MIQGRFGEIGELLFSIDLINSNGELLSVEALLDTGFATGWLALDIQDAEALDWTLMEAAHPMQTASGQAFFALYEGKVSMGGQEFVIPVHAKAGIPEILLGLQWLREQRLVVDFLANCLTLGM from the coding sequence ATGATTCAGGGGAGATTCGGAGAAATCGGAGAGCTATTGTTTTCCATTGATTTAATCAATTCCAATGGAGAGCTTCTATCAGTAGAAGCACTACTAGATACTGGTTTTGCCACTGGATGGTTAGCACTGGACATCCAAGATGCTGAGGCATTAGACTGGACTTTGATGGAAGCGGCTCACCCCATGCAGACCGCTTCTGGTCAAGCATTTTTTGCTCTCTATGAGGGCAAAGTATCGATGGGAGGACAAGAATTCGTGATTCCCGTTCACGCCAAAGCTGGAATTCCCGAAATTTTGTTAGGGTTGCAATGGTTGAGAGAACAGCGACTAGTTGTAGATTTTCTGGCTAATTGTCTGACTCTAGGAATGTGA